Proteins encoded in a region of the Streptococcus sanguinis genome:
- a CDS encoding alpha/beta fold hydrolase, which translates to MIEKIHETSSGVIHYWTNDMYASAKSALIFLPGLTADHRLFDKQIEYFKDKYRVLVWDAPGHASSYPFHLDFTLFDLASWLDGIFIKERIENPIVIGQSMGGYVGQVYAQLFPEKLKGLVTINSPSLQRKYYTAMELWLLKNMEAIYRIYPWKFLLKSGPKSVSTTDYGRKLMYDMMMVYDGDQKRYARLAGYGYKIFSEAVEKKLSYEVKCPQLVICGKEDRAGSCIRYLKAYEKNTGKSVQWIDKAGHNSNTDQPDIVNRLIDEFLDNKIKEKLG; encoded by the coding sequence TTGATTGAAAAGATACACGAAACATCAAGTGGAGTCATTCACTATTGGACAAATGATATGTATGCATCAGCGAAAAGTGCTCTTATCTTTTTACCTGGACTTACAGCTGACCATAGATTATTTGACAAACAAATAGAGTACTTTAAAGACAAATATAGAGTCTTGGTTTGGGACGCACCTGGACACGCTTCGTCTTACCCATTTCATCTCGATTTTACTTTATTTGATCTAGCAAGTTGGCTAGATGGAATATTTATCAAAGAGAGAATAGAAAATCCAATAGTAATTGGTCAGTCAATGGGAGGATATGTAGGACAGGTTTATGCTCAACTTTTTCCTGAGAAATTAAAAGGTCTTGTTACGATTAATTCACCATCCCTTCAAAGGAAGTATTATACAGCTATGGAATTGTGGCTCTTAAAAAATATGGAGGCAATTTATAGAATCTATCCATGGAAATTTCTTTTGAAATCTGGGCCTAAAAGCGTATCAACAACAGACTATGGAAGAAAACTGATGTATGATATGATGATGGTTTATGATGGCGATCAAAAAAGGTATGCTCGTCTTGCGGGATACGGATATAAGATATTTTCAGAAGCAGTAGAGAAGAAGCTTTCTTATGAAGTAAAATGTCCACAATTGGTTATATGTGGAAAAGAAGATCGTGCAGGGTCTTGTATACGATATTTGAAAGCCTATGAAAAAAATACTGGGAAGTCTGTTCAATGGATTGATAAGGCGGGACATAATTCAAATACCGACCAACCCGATATTGTAAATAGACTGATTGATGAATTTTTGGATAACAAAATTAAAGAAAAGCTTGGTTGA
- a CDS encoding Type 1 glutamine amidotransferase-like domain-containing protein, producing MKQLFLCSYFAGVKDLFRQYASEKQLGNQVLFIPTAGNVEDYRGYIDEALQTFEDLGFQVEVLDISACDRKTAQAKIFQSKLLYVSGGNTFYLLQELKKKQLLSLIKEQIADGMVYVGESAGAIITAKDIDYNKLMDDKAVAKELNDTEALNEVDFYILPHVGEEPFVESAQSTLDTYSDQLNLLPLNNHQAVLVEGEEVKVLVENK from the coding sequence ATGAAACAATTATTTTTATGTTCATATTTTGCGGGAGTCAAGGACTTGTTCAGACAATATGCGTCTGAAAAGCAATTGGGCAATCAGGTACTTTTTATCCCGACGGCTGGAAATGTAGAAGACTATAGGGGTTATATTGACGAAGCCCTGCAAACCTTTGAGGACTTGGGATTTCAAGTAGAAGTCTTGGATATTTCAGCTTGTGATAGAAAAACAGCTCAGGCAAAAATTTTCCAAAGCAAGCTCCTCTATGTCTCTGGTGGCAATACTTTTTATCTTCTGCAAGAACTAAAGAAAAAGCAGCTTCTGTCCTTGATAAAAGAGCAGATTGCGGATGGCATGGTTTATGTGGGCGAATCTGCTGGTGCTATCATCACAGCCAAAGACATTGACTATAATAAGCTTATGGACGATAAGGCGGTTGCTAAGGAACTGAATGATACAGAGGCACTAAACGAGGTAGATTTTTATATCCTGCCTCATGTTGGCGAAGAACCTTTTGTCGAAAGTGCTCAGTCCACTCTGGATACATACAGCGACCAGCTGAATCTGCTTCCCCTAAATAATCACCAAGCTGTGCTTGTGGAGGGTGAAGAAGTGAAGGTTTTGGTGGAAAATAAATAA
- a CDS encoding GrpB family protein, whose amino-acid sequence MSPSLEEMSLEELWQLFPIFLREHQAAWKDWYEAERLRLLSFLPEHQIVRLSHIGSTSVKTIWAKPIVDIMLEIPIETDMAAMRESLLKNGYLLMSESQGRMSFNKGYTPSGFAERVFHLHLRYEGDHDELYFRDYLQEHPAVAKDYEKLKLSLWKQYEHNRDAYTEAKTDFIKNYTEEAKKLYGGRYEREDR is encoded by the coding sequence ATGAGTCCATCTTTAGAGGAAATGTCACTCGAGGAGCTATGGCAGCTTTTTCCGATTTTTCTGAGAGAGCATCAGGCAGCGTGGAAAGATTGGTATGAGGCGGAACGGCTTCGGCTCTTGAGTTTTTTGCCAGAACATCAGATTGTTCGTCTTAGTCATATTGGCTCAACATCGGTAAAGACCATCTGGGCTAAGCCTATAGTGGATATCATGCTGGAAATTCCCATAGAAACAGATATGGCGGCAATGAGAGAGTCGCTGCTGAAAAATGGTTATCTGCTCATGTCAGAAAGCCAAGGGCGGATGTCATTTAATAAAGGCTACACACCGAGTGGTTTTGCCGAGCGGGTTTTCCATCTGCATCTGCGCTATGAAGGCGATCATGATGAACTTTACTTTAGAGACTACTTACAGGAGCACCCTGCTGTAGCTAAAGACTATGAAAAGCTCAAGCTGTCCTTGTGGAAGCAATACGAGCACAATCGTGATGCCTATACAGAGGCGAAAACGGATTTTATCAAGAACTATACAGAGGAAGCTAAAAAGCTTTATGGCGGAAGATATGAGAGGGAAGACAGATGA
- a CDS encoding DNA/RNA non-specific endonuclease — protein sequence MKKFRFGTWLVLSAGSLLLLSQALPAENVAANQKNQIKIQLLNHSDETAIGTLELNGEYQLKLGKKDKYGRATAAHVQMQEQHKAKKKKETKVTYNPIGWHNYKFYYGNGDDRAWLMNRAHLIGFTFSGLNNEGKNLVPMTAWLNSGSFQGLDDNNPDSMIYYEHRLERWLEENPDYWLDYKVTPIYTDNELLPRKIELQYVGLDSEGNIVSIQLGGKETIDEDGMSHVILDNVSPNAEIDYQTGTAVNTMIE from the coding sequence ATGAAAAAGTTTAGGTTTGGCACTTGGCTTGTCCTGTCAGCCGGCTCTTTGTTGTTACTTTCACAGGCTCTTCCTGCAGAAAATGTTGCTGCTAATCAGAAGAACCAGATTAAGATCCAGCTGCTCAACCATAGCGATGAAACAGCTATCGGCACTCTGGAGTTGAATGGAGAGTATCAGCTAAAGCTTGGGAAAAAGGATAAGTACGGTCGGGCTACTGCTGCTCATGTTCAAATGCAGGAGCAACACAAAGCCAAAAAGAAAAAGGAGACCAAGGTCACATACAATCCAATCGGTTGGCACAATTACAAATTTTACTACGGAAATGGAGATGATCGGGCTTGGCTCATGAATCGCGCTCACCTGATTGGCTTTACTTTCAGCGGCCTCAATAACGAAGGGAAAAACCTCGTTCCGATGACCGCTTGGCTCAACTCTGGCAGTTTTCAAGGACTGGATGATAATAACCCAGATAGCATGATCTATTATGAACATCGCTTGGAGCGCTGGTTAGAGGAAAATCCTGATTATTGGCTGGATTATAAGGTTACTCCGATTTATACGGACAATGAGCTTCTTCCTCGCAAGATTGAGCTCCAGTATGTCGGATTAGACTCAGAAGGCAATATTGTCAGCATTCAGCTAGGGGGCAAGGAAACAATTGATGAAGACGGAATGTCTCATGTCATCCTGGACAATGTCTCTCCAAATGCAGAGATTGACTACCAAACAGGCACTGCTGTCAATACCATGATTGAGTAG
- a CDS encoding DUF3307 domain-containing protein, which produces MTNFMGFSEFFMQNPILVLTLLAHVLADFQLQSQKMADLKSRRMNFLILHLGIVLLPLLLLGLILPNYLLYFALVWLSHALIDFLKNRLNSSIVRHHAQKSAFILDQVLHLISIFALYFLLEQQQIPAPNWLSERYLMLQALFFFALTGKPINILFKLFFSKYQAGEDSGETIAGAGAMIGILERMIMGLSLIFGQFTAIGLVFTAKSIARYNKISESQSFAEYYLIGSLFSMIAVLLVYGCLYW; this is translated from the coding sequence ATGACAAATTTTATGGGATTTTCAGAATTTTTTATGCAAAATCCGATTCTCGTATTGACTTTGCTGGCTCATGTGCTAGCAGATTTTCAGCTTCAAAGTCAGAAAATGGCCGACCTCAAAAGCCGGCGGATGAATTTCTTAATTCTCCACTTGGGAATTGTTCTCTTGCCCTTGTTGCTTTTGGGGCTCATCTTACCTAATTATCTGCTATATTTCGCCTTGGTCTGGCTCAGTCATGCGCTTATTGACTTCTTGAAGAATAGGTTGAATTCATCGATTGTCCGCCATCATGCTCAAAAGTCAGCCTTTATACTGGATCAGGTCTTGCATCTGATTAGCATTTTTGCTCTTTATTTTCTCTTAGAACAGCAGCAAATTCCAGCGCCTAATTGGCTGTCTGAGCGCTACCTCATGCTACAGGCTCTCTTTTTCTTCGCCCTTACTGGTAAGCCGATTAATATCCTCTTTAAACTCTTCTTCAGCAAGTATCAGGCAGGGGAAGACAGTGGAGAGACTATTGCGGGGGCTGGTGCTATGATTGGGATTTTAGAGCGCATGATTATGGGACTTTCCCTTATTTTCGGGCAGTTTACTGCCATTGGGCTAGTTTTTACGGCTAAGTCTATCGCCCGCTATAATAAGATTTCAGAAAGCCAGTCCTTTGCTGAATACTACCTGATTGGCTCGCTTTTCAGTATGATTGCAGTCTTGCTGGTTTACGGCTGCCTGTATTGGTAA
- a CDS encoding SatD family protein, with translation MLYIALIGDLIESKQLKNRKQAQKDLQDMMAVLNQDYQDYLVSPFTVTTGDEFQALLRPNPEIMQLLDQIALGFPHPIRFGLGLGEIVTDINREQSIGADGPAYWRARAAIDVIHEKNDYGSSRIAVSLGDKEISQAVNTVLAATSFIQSKWNTSQREVLERMLMEYIYDENFSHGEIAELLQISPSALSKRLKSSGLKIYLRNRRLAMRMILQAAKEAEE, from the coding sequence ATGCTTTATATTGCTCTTATTGGAGACTTAATAGAATCCAAACAGCTGAAAAATCGTAAGCAGGCTCAGAAGGACCTGCAGGACATGATGGCAGTGCTAAATCAGGATTATCAGGATTATCTGGTGTCACCTTTCACGGTAACGACTGGAGATGAGTTTCAGGCTTTGCTGCGGCCTAATCCAGAGATCATGCAGCTCCTTGATCAGATTGCCTTGGGTTTTCCTCATCCGATTCGCTTCGGGCTTGGCCTGGGGGAGATTGTGACGGATATCAATCGGGAGCAGAGTATTGGTGCGGACGGACCGGCCTACTGGAGGGCACGTGCGGCCATTGATGTTATTCATGAGAAGAACGACTACGGCAGCAGCCGTATAGCTGTATCCTTGGGAGATAAAGAGATCAGTCAGGCGGTCAATACGGTGCTGGCAGCTACTTCATTTATCCAGAGCAAGTGGAACACCAGTCAGAGAGAGGTTCTGGAGCGGATGCTTATGGAATATATCTATGACGAGAATTTTTCTCATGGAGAAATAGCAGAGCTGTTACAGATTAGTCCCAGTGCGCTTAGTAAGCGGCTCAAGTCGTCTGGTCTGAAGATCTATCTGAGAAATCGCCGTTTAGCTATGAGAATGATTCTACAGGCAGCAAAGGAGGCTGAAGAATGA
- a CDS encoding TfoX/Sxy family protein: MASSQEYLDFILKQLQGLGQEISFRKMMGEYLLYYRGRLFGGIYDNRLLLKPVQPALDFFENPVYESPYPSAKPMLHIKEVEDAAILCNLIEAVYPALPAPKKKK; the protein is encoded by the coding sequence ATGGCATCTAGTCAAGAATATTTGGATTTTATTCTGAAGCAGCTGCAGGGCTTAGGCCAAGAAATTAGCTTTCGCAAAATGATGGGAGAGTATTTGCTTTATTATCGAGGTCGCTTATTCGGCGGGATTTATGACAATCGCTTGCTGCTCAAGCCAGTCCAGCCAGCTCTGGATTTTTTTGAAAATCCGGTTTATGAGTCCCCTTATCCAAGTGCAAAGCCGATGCTTCATATAAAAGAAGTAGAAGATGCTGCCATTCTCTGTAATCTGATTGAAGCTGTCTACCCTGCCTTACCAGCACCTAAAAAGAAAAAATAA
- a CDS encoding ABC transporter permease/substrate-binding protein, translating to MANLFSTFQERFGEWLAALGQHLQLSLLTLLVAIFLTIPLAIYLHSHKKAANWVLQIAGIFQTIPSMALLGLFIPLMGIGTLPALTALVIYAIFPILENTVTALNGIDPSLEEAGIAFGMTKWERLKKFELPLAMPVIVSGIRTATVMIIGTATLAALVGAGGLGSFILLGIDRRNASLILIGAISSAVLAILFNSLLKWMEKAKLRTVFTAFAVLILGLGASYTPSLLPKQEKDHLVIAGKLGPEPEILMNMYKLLIEENTDMTVTVKPNFGKTDFLYQALKKGDIDIYPEFTGTITGTLLQPAPKVSNDAEEVFEAARDGIKKQDNLVLLNQMAYQNTYAIAVPKSIAKEYNLKTISDLKTVQDKLKAGFTLEFNDREDGNKGLQSLYGLNLNVATMEPALRYQAIQSGDIQITDAYSTDAELARYDLQVLEDDKHLFPPYQGAPLLKAELLEKHPELEGILNKLAGKITESQMSQMNYQVGIEGKKAEDVARDYLVKEGLLKK from the coding sequence ATGGCTAATTTGTTTTCTACCTTTCAGGAGCGCTTTGGCGAATGGTTGGCAGCCTTAGGGCAACATCTCCAGCTATCTCTTCTGACCTTACTAGTGGCCATCTTCCTGACCATTCCGCTCGCTATCTATCTTCATAGTCACAAAAAGGCAGCCAATTGGGTGCTGCAAATTGCAGGAATCTTTCAAACCATTCCTTCAATGGCCTTGTTGGGACTCTTTATCCCTCTTATGGGGATTGGTACACTGCCGGCACTGACTGCTCTGGTGATTTACGCTATTTTCCCGATTTTAGAAAATACTGTCACGGCTTTGAATGGGATTGATCCTAGTTTAGAAGAAGCTGGAATCGCCTTTGGGATGACCAAGTGGGAGCGACTTAAAAAGTTTGAACTGCCTCTAGCTATGCCCGTCATCGTTTCTGGAATCCGGACAGCAACGGTTATGATTATCGGGACAGCAACTTTAGCGGCCCTTGTCGGAGCTGGTGGACTAGGTTCCTTTATCCTTCTAGGAATTGACCGTCGCAATGCCAGCCTGATCTTGATTGGAGCTATTTCATCTGCAGTTTTGGCTATTCTTTTCAACAGTCTTCTTAAATGGATGGAAAAGGCTAAGCTTCGGACGGTATTTACAGCTTTTGCGGTCTTAATCCTCGGCCTCGGCGCGTCTTACACACCGAGTCTGCTTCCCAAGCAGGAGAAGGATCATCTGGTTATTGCTGGGAAATTGGGTCCAGAACCAGAAATTCTCATGAATATGTATAAACTTCTCATTGAGGAAAATACGGATATGACTGTGACAGTCAAACCTAATTTTGGGAAGACTGACTTCCTTTATCAAGCTCTAAAAAAAGGTGATATTGATATTTATCCTGAGTTTACCGGTACGATTACTGGAACTCTCTTGCAGCCTGCTCCAAAGGTCAGCAATGATGCTGAAGAAGTTTTTGAAGCAGCACGTGATGGAATCAAAAAACAGGACAATCTAGTCTTGCTCAATCAGATGGCTTATCAAAATACCTATGCTATCGCAGTACCTAAGAGTATCGCCAAAGAATACAATCTTAAAACCATCTCTGACCTTAAGACGGTTCAGGATAAGCTCAAAGCGGGTTTTACCCTAGAGTTTAACGATCGTGAAGATGGGAACAAGGGTTTGCAATCTCTATATGGCCTTAATCTTAATGTAGCGACCATGGAGCCAGCCCTTCGCTACCAAGCTATTCAGTCGGGTGATATTCAAATCACGGATGCCTATTCGACTGACGCAGAACTTGCGCGTTATGATTTACAAGTTTTAGAAGACGATAAGCACCTTTTCCCTCCTTATCAAGGTGCCCCTCTCCTGAAGGCTGAATTGCTAGAAAAACACCCTGAGTTGGAAGGTATTCTCAATAAGCTGGCTGGCAAAATTACGGAAAGTCAGATGAGCCAGATGAATTATCAAGTTGGCATTGAAGGCAAAAAAGCAGAAGACGTCGCGCGTGATTATCTGGTCAAGGAAGGACTTTTAAAAAAATAA
- a CDS encoding ABC transporter ATP-binding protein, translated as MIEYKNVALRYTEKDVLRDVNLQIEDGEFMVLVGPSGSGKTTMLKMINRLLEPTDGNIYMDGKRIKDYDERELRLSTGYVLQAIALFPNLTVAENIALIPEMKGWSKAEIQRKIDELLDLVGLPAEDYAQRMPSELSGGEQQRVGIVRAIIAQPKILLMDEPFSALDAISRKQLQSLTKSIHDQFGMTTIFVTHDTDEALKLGNRIAVLQDGEIRQVATPEEILSAPATSFVADLFGGVQHG; from the coding sequence ATGATTGAATATAAAAATGTAGCGCTACGCTATACAGAAAAGGATGTCTTGAGAGATGTCAACTTACAGATTGAGGATGGTGAATTTATGGTTTTAGTGGGTCCTTCTGGGTCCGGTAAGACGACCATGCTCAAGATGATTAACCGTCTTTTAGAGCCAACAGATGGAAATATCTATATGGATGGCAAGCGAATTAAGGACTATGATGAGCGTGAGCTACGTCTTTCTACAGGCTATGTCTTACAAGCGATTGCCCTCTTTCCAAATCTAACTGTGGCTGAAAATATTGCTCTCATTCCTGAAATGAAAGGATGGAGCAAGGCAGAGATTCAGCGGAAGATCGATGAATTGCTGGACCTAGTAGGCTTGCCTGCAGAAGACTATGCTCAGCGTATGCCGAGTGAGCTGTCAGGTGGTGAGCAGCAACGGGTGGGCATTGTCCGTGCCATTATCGCCCAACCCAAAATTCTGCTGATGGATGAGCCTTTTTCTGCTCTTGATGCCATCTCGCGTAAGCAATTGCAGAGCTTGACCAAGAGTATCCATGACCAGTTTGGGATGACGACAATCTTTGTGACCCATGATACGGACGAGGCTTTAAAGTTGGGGAATCGGATTGCTGTTTTGCAGGACGGGGAGATTCGTCAAGTGGCGACACCTGAGGAAATCCTATCTGCACCTGCGACCAGCTTCGTAGCAGATTTATTTGGAGGTGTTCAACATGGCTAA
- a CDS encoding L-threonylcarbamoyladenylate synthase, whose product MTKHIQWNGQLSQEGYDILKGDGGCIVCPTKVGYIIMTSDKAGLERKFEAKARNRNKPGVVLCGSMDELRALAQLNPEIEAFYQKHWDEDILLGCILPWKPEAFEKLKAYGDGREELMTDVRGTSCFVIKFGKAGEQLAAKLWEEGKMVYASSANPSGKGNRGKVEGIGERIENAVDLVIEADDYVASIQPDKTIETRYEQGVMVSMVDKDGKLIPEQGGQRSISPAPVVIRKGLDIDKIMMHLSDTFNSWDYRQGEYY is encoded by the coding sequence ATGACAAAACACATTCAATGGAACGGACAGCTTTCACAAGAAGGTTATGACATCCTAAAAGGCGATGGCGGCTGTATCGTTTGCCCGACCAAGGTGGGTTACATCATCATGACCAGCGATAAAGCTGGCTTGGAGCGTAAGTTCGAAGCTAAGGCTCGTAACCGTAATAAGCCAGGTGTTGTCCTCTGTGGCAGTATGGATGAGCTCCGTGCTTTAGCTCAGCTAAATCCGGAAATTGAAGCTTTTTATCAAAAGCATTGGGATGAAGATATCCTCTTGGGCTGTATCCTTCCATGGAAGCCAGAAGCTTTTGAAAAGCTCAAAGCTTATGGTGACGGTCGGGAAGAGCTGATGACAGATGTTCGTGGCACTAGCTGTTTTGTTATTAAGTTTGGTAAGGCGGGCGAGCAGCTGGCAGCTAAGCTTTGGGAAGAAGGAAAGATGGTCTATGCATCCTCAGCCAACCCATCTGGTAAAGGAAACCGCGGCAAGGTCGAAGGAATTGGCGAGCGCATCGAAAATGCTGTTGACCTAGTCATTGAAGCAGATGACTATGTAGCCTCTATCCAGCCAGACAAGACCATTGAAACTCGCTACGAGCAAGGTGTTATGGTCTCTATGGTTGACAAGGATGGAAAACTGATTCCAGAACAAGGTGGGCAACGTTCCATCTCACCAGCACCAGTGGTCATCCGCAAAGGCTTAGACATTGACAAAATCATGATGCACCTGTCCGATACTTTCAACTCATGGGATTACCGTCAGGGTGAATATTACTAA
- the leuD gene encoding 3-isopropylmalate dehydratase small subunit translates to MEKFTIYTGTTVPLMNDNIDTDQILPKQFLKLIDKKGFGKYLMYAWRYLDNQYTEDPDFVFNRPEYRKATILITGDNFGAGSSREHAAWALADYGFKVVIAGSFGDIHYNNELNNGMLPIVQPLEVRQALANLNPTDEVTVDLKQQKIFSPVGEFSFDIDGEWKHKLLNGLDDIGITLQYEDLITEYEKNRPSYWQ, encoded by the coding sequence ATGGAAAAATTTACAATCTACACGGGGACAACGGTTCCCCTCATGAACGATAATATCGATACGGACCAAATTTTGCCCAAGCAGTTTCTCAAGTTGATTGATAAAAAAGGTTTTGGCAAGTACCTCATGTACGCATGGCGCTATCTGGACAATCAGTACACCGAAGATCCTGATTTCGTTTTTAATAGACCAGAGTACCGCAAGGCGACTATTCTGATTACAGGGGATAATTTCGGGGCTGGTTCCTCTCGGGAGCACGCTGCCTGGGCCTTGGCTGACTATGGCTTCAAGGTAGTCATTGCCGGATCTTTTGGAGACATTCACTACAACAACGAGCTTAACAACGGTATGCTACCAATCGTCCAGCCACTGGAAGTTCGGCAAGCCTTGGCGAATCTAAATCCAACGGATGAAGTGACTGTGGATTTGAAGCAGCAGAAGATTTTTTCACCGGTGGGAGAATTCTCCTTTGACATTGATGGAGAATGGAAGCACAAGCTCCTCAACGGTCTGGATGACATCGGCATTACGCTGCAGTACGAGGATTTGATTACAGAATATGAAAAAAATCGTCCATCTTATTGGCAGTAA
- the leuC gene encoding 3-isopropylmalate dehydratase large subunit translates to MAGKSIFDKLWERHLITGEEGQPQLMYVDQHYIHEVTSPQAFQGLRDAGRKVRRPDLTFGTFDHNVPTVNIYDIRDVISKAQIDKLSENVKDFGIEHAAHGSELQGIVHMVGPETGKTQPGKFIVCGDSHTATHGAFGAIAFGIGTSEVEHVFATQTIWQVKPKKMLVKFTGVPPKGVYSKDFILALIARYGVAAGVGHVVEYAGDAIDHLTMEERMTICNMSIEFGSKMGIMNPDQKTYDYVKGRPGAPKDFEAAVADWKTLVSDPDAVYDKVIEIDVSELAPMVTWGTNPSMGVEFGAAFPEIRDMNDERAYNYMDLSPGKKAEDIDLGYIFIGSCTNARLSDLQLAAKFVDGKHIAPNLTAIVVPGSRPVKRAAEKMGLDKIFMDAGFEWRDPGCSMCLGMNPDKVPDGVHCASTSNRNFEDRQGFGAKTHLCSPAMAAAAAIAGRFVDVRQLPEVQ, encoded by the coding sequence ATGGCTGGAAAATCGATTTTTGATAAGCTGTGGGAAAGGCATCTGATAACTGGTGAAGAAGGCCAGCCCCAGCTGATGTATGTGGATCAGCATTATATTCATGAAGTAACCAGCCCTCAGGCTTTTCAAGGTCTTCGAGATGCAGGGCGCAAAGTTAGACGGCCGGATTTGACCTTTGGGACCTTTGACCATAATGTTCCTACGGTTAATATCTATGATATCCGGGATGTGATTTCCAAGGCTCAGATTGATAAACTTTCTGAGAATGTTAAGGATTTTGGCATCGAGCATGCGGCTCACGGATCGGAACTGCAGGGAATTGTTCATATGGTTGGACCCGAAACGGGCAAGACTCAGCCAGGCAAATTTATCGTCTGCGGTGACAGTCACACGGCCACTCACGGAGCCTTTGGAGCTATTGCTTTTGGAATCGGTACTTCGGAGGTGGAGCACGTCTTTGCCACGCAGACCATTTGGCAGGTCAAGCCTAAGAAAATGCTGGTAAAATTTACCGGAGTGCCACCTAAAGGTGTCTATTCTAAGGACTTTATCCTCGCTCTGATTGCCCGATATGGTGTGGCTGCAGGTGTCGGTCATGTGGTCGAGTATGCTGGGGATGCGATTGACCATCTGACCATGGAAGAGCGCATGACCATCTGCAATATGTCCATAGAGTTTGGCTCTAAGATGGGCATTATGAACCCCGATCAGAAGACTTATGATTATGTTAAAGGACGGCCGGGCGCTCCCAAGGATTTTGAGGCAGCGGTCGCTGATTGGAAGACTCTAGTAAGTGATCCTGATGCTGTCTATGATAAGGTCATTGAGATTGATGTCTCCGAGCTGGCACCTATGGTGACTTGGGGAACCAATCCTTCTATGGGAGTTGAGTTCGGCGCGGCTTTCCCAGAAATACGTGACATGAACGATGAGCGGGCCTACAATTACATGGACCTCTCACCGGGTAAGAAAGCAGAAGATATTGACCTAGGTTATATCTTTATAGGCTCCTGCACCAATGCCAGGCTTAGTGACTTGCAGCTGGCAGCTAAGTTTGTTGATGGCAAACATATCGCTCCCAATCTGACAGCTATCGTCGTACCAGGCTCTCGTCCGGTCAAGCGGGCTGCTGAAAAGATGGGACTGGATAAAATTTTCATGGATGCAGGTTTTGAGTGGCGCGATCCTGGCTGCTCCATGTGCCTGGGGATGAATCCAGATAAGGTGCCAGACGGAGTCCACTGTGCCTCGACCAGCAATCGGAACTTTGAGGATCGGCAGGGATTTGGAGCTAAGACCCATCTTTGCAGTCCTGCCATGGCAGCAGCAGCAGCCATTGCCGGGCGATTTGTAGACGTCCGCCAGCTACCGGAGGTCCAGTAA
- a CDS encoding DUF1294 domain-containing protein produces MKWILTGICLLWNLSVFLLYGWDKRKAKKNHYRIPEKTLLLSALAAGGLGALLGGRLFHHKTRKWYFWLVWICGIIVEIGILYYIWRS; encoded by the coding sequence ATGAAATGGATATTAACGGGTATTTGCCTGCTATGGAACCTTAGCGTCTTCCTGCTTTATGGCTGGGATAAGCGAAAGGCTAAGAAAAATCACTACCGCATTCCCGAGAAGACTTTGCTACTGTCAGCTCTGGCAGCCGGAGGTTTGGGCGCTCTATTAGGCGGTCGTCTCTTTCACCACAAGACCAGAAAATGGTATTTCTGGTTGGTTTGGATTTGCGGAATAATAGTGGAAATCGGAATTTTGTATTACATATGGAGAAGCTAG